The genomic stretch CCGCAATCCTTATCACGTTGTTGGAGTGGTAAAACTCACTTTTGGTGTTTCCCTTTCACTCTTTTCTTCTATTTCAAAGAATTCTTCCTCTTGGAAATGGAAAGTCTGGGCTATGATATTTGAGGGAAACATCTGAATCTGATTGTTAAGGAAAAGAACCTGATCATTATAGTTCTGCCTGGAGAAGGCAATTTTGTTTTCAGTAGAGGTCAACTCCTCCTGCAGGGCCAGGAAATTCTGGTTGGCCTTCAGGTCAGGATAGTTCTCCACCACAAGCAGGAATTTACTGATCGCATCGGTCAGCGCGCCTTCAGCCTTGGCCTTTTCGCCAACAGATCCTGCTTTCATTGCTTCGCTTCTTGCCTCTGTAATCTTTGTCAGGGTCTCCCTTTCATGCATCATATACCCTTTGGCCGTTTCAACCAGATTGGGTATCAGATCGTGCCTTCTTTTCAACTGCACATCAATCTGCGACCATGCATTCTTCACCTGATTTCTCATTCTCACAAGTTTGTTATAACTCCATATGACAAAGAGAATAAGAAGAATAATGATCCCTAAGATAATCCATATTGCCATATTTATCCTCCTGGCAACCGTTCAGGTATTAGGTGGCAGGCCTTAGGTAGGGTGTTTGGGGGTCTGGTATCTCCCTAACCACCAATAACTTTGCCTGACGGCTGACACCTGAACGATTACTCTCCTCATTCATCTATTGTAACCGTTCAGCCACAGATGCATACAGATGAAACAC from bacterium encodes the following:
- a CDS encoding LemA family protein, whose translation is MWIILGIIILLILFVIWSYNKLVRMRNQVKNAWSQIDVQLKRRHDLIPNLVETAKGYMMHERETLTKITEARSEAMKAGSVGEKAKAEGALTDAISKFLLVVENYPDLKANQNFLALQEELTSTENKIAFSRQNYNDQVLFLNNQIQMFPSNIIAQTFHFQEEEFFEIEEKSERETPKVSFTTPTT